GGTTGACGGCGTCCAGACCGACCCGGCGCAGCAGCAGGTCGGCGGCGGTGTTGTCGCTGACGGACATCATCCAGAAGGCGGCGTCGCGCAGCGACAGCCGGACCGGGTCCAGCATCGCCGACAGGCCGGTGGGCCCCGGGGTGCGCCCGTCGGCCGGGCACTCGACCTGCTCGGCGAGGTCGAGCATCCCGGCCGCCGCCTGCTCGTGCAGCGTCACCAGCACGCACACCTTGTGGACGCTCGCCGTGCACACCGCCTGGTCCGCACCGGCCTCCACCTGCGCACCGGAGTCCACGTCCACGGCGTGCAGCCACCCGGTGACCCCGGCCTCGGCAAAGGCCGCGCCCAGCCGGGCCGCGGTGGCGGTGTCGGTCATAGCCAGTACTCCGATGCCGGGCGAAGGTGCAGGGGCCGGGCGGGGGCCTCCGAGTGGGCGTCGGCCGTGGTGCGCAGGGCGTGGGTGGCCGCGTCCGTGAAGGCGCCGACGGCGGCGTCGCCGCGCCCCTTCGGCCAGGCCACGGAGTGCCGCCAGGCGGGCGCGGCCCCGGCCAGCGGGCGCCAGACCAGGTCCTGGTCGCCGGGCGTCACCAGCCGGGTGTCGCGCGGGCACAGGGCGACGGCCCCGGACGACAGCACCAGGCCGCGGACGAAGCTGGCGCCCTGGCCGTGCCGTACGGCACCGGGCGTCCAGCCGCCCCGGGCGCACGAGGTGAGCAGGTCGTCGTAGACCGCGGGCGCGTCGGCGCGCGGGAAGAGGACCAGGTCGTAGCCGGTCAGGGCGGCGAGCGGCACCTCCGCCCGGTCCGCCTGGGGGGCGCCGCGCGGCAGCAGGACGCCGAGGTCGCGGCGGAGCACCGGACCCAGCTCCAGCCCGGCGACGTCGCAGGGGTGGTGGATCAGGCCGACGTCCAGCTCGTGCGCGGCGAACCCGGCGAGCTGCTGGGCGGTGGACAGCTCGTGCAGCTCCAGCTCCAGTCCCGCGTGTCGGCGCCGGAAGTCCGCCAGCAGCGCGGCGACGGTCTCGCCGGAGATGTCGGGGGACAGGGCGGCGCGCAGCAGACCGGTCTCGCCGTCGCGGACCCGGCGCGCGGTGGCCCGCAGGGACTCGGCGCGGGCCAGCAGTTCACGGGCCTCGGCGAGCAGCAGCGTGCCCGCCTCGGTGATGGTCACCTGGCGGCTGGTGCGCTCGAAGAGCCGGACGCCCAACTCCTTCTCCAGCCGCTGGATGCGCTGCGACAGGGGCGGCTGGGCCATGCCCAGCCGGGTGGCGGCACGCCCGAAGTGTGACTCTTCTGCAACAGCCACGAAGCACTCCAGGTGCCGCACCAGGTCCACGAGCAGTAATCATATCGGGGATTGATCGATCCGACATCCATATGAATCTTGGACAAGGGCCCGGCGGGGTTGCTCTCCTCGGGACATGCGCTCCTTCCGCGACCTCGCACCCCGCCTCCGCCGGTGGCCCGGTGCGCTCGCCCTCGTCCTCGTGCTCCCCCTGGCCGGCTGCTCGGCCGACTCCTCCCGCCCGGACGCCGCGCCGCCGGCGAGCGGCGCGTCCGGCACCGGCGGTACGGCCACGGCGGCGCCGGAGGCCCCCGGTCGGCTGCGGGTGGACGGCCACACCCGCCGCTACCTCCTGCACCGGCCCGCCGCCGACGGCCGCAGGCCCCTCGTCATCGCCTTCCACGGCCGCGGTGAGGGCGCCGCCGACCTGCGGGAGAAGAGCAGGCTGCAACGGGCCGCCCAGCAGCGCGGCATGCTCGTCGCCTTCCCCGAGGGCCTCGACCGGGGCTGGGGCGCGGGCGCGAAGGCGACCGAGCAGCGTCCCGACCCCGGGCGCGACGTGCGGTTCACCGAGGCGCTGATCAAGCACCTGGTCGGCACCGAGCACGCCGACCCGCGGCGGGTCTACGTCGCCGGGTTCTCCAACGGCGGCTCGATGGCCCTGCGCATGGCCGCCGAACGCCCCGGCCTGCTGGCGGGTGCGGCCTCGGTCTCCGGCCAGCTGGCCGCGGGTGACGGCGCGGTGAAGCCCACCGGGCCCGTCCCGGTCCTGGTCGTCTACGGCGCCGACGACCCCGTACGGCCCCTGGCCGGCCTGCCCTCCCCGCCGCCGAACCCCGAGGAACCGATCCTGCCGAGCCTGTCGGCACGGGACACCGCGGAGGCGTTCGCGGACGCCGGGGGCGCGGGCGAGCCGGTCACGCGGGAGCGGAAGCGCTACGACGAGACCGTCTGGCGGCCGAAGGACGGCCGAGACGGCCCGGACGCCGACACCGTGCGGCTCCTCGTCGTCCACGACGCCGGTCACACCTGGCCGGGGACGACGGCCCCTCCGCCCGAGGGGTTCGGCCCCGTCAGCAAGGACCTGGACGCCACCGGCACGATCCTCGACTTCTTCACCGCCTCGGACCGCTGACCCGACGCCACGCGACGCGCCGCCTGGCCGCTGACCCGACGCCACGCGACGCGCCCGCCGGCCCGACGCCGCCGACGTACCGATCCGATGCACCGAACAGAAGCCCCCCGATGCCACCACCCCGCCACCCGGCCGGCCCACCGCCCCGACAGACAGGGAACCTCCGATGCCCGACGCCTCATACCTCACCTCCCCCCGCCGCCGCGGCCCCCGCAACGGCGTGCGGGCCGTCGCCGCGGTGGCGGTCGTGCTCGCGATCGCCGCGGGCGGCTCCTACGCCGCCGGGCTCGGACCCTTCGCGCGCGGCGACGACGGCCCGGACCCCGCCGCGATGGAACAGGCGCGCGCGTTCCTCGCCGACTGGTCGGCCGGGCGCCTGCCGAACGCGGCGGGCCGCACCACCAGACCCGGCCCGGCCGAGGAGGTGCTGCAGAGCTTCACCGCCGGGCTCGACATCGAGAAACCGACGCTGACGGCTGCGAAGGACGCGAAAGAGGCCGAGGACGGCACCCTCGGCGTCCCGTTCACCGCCCGGATGCCGATCAGCGGCCTCGGCACCTGGACGTACGAGTCGGAGCTGCCACTGCGTGAACAGGACGGCGCCTGGAAGGTGGACTGGCGGCTGTCCCTGGTGCACCCGCGGCTGAGCGACACGGAGAAGTTCCGGCTGGAGCGCGCCGAGACCACCCCGCCGAAGGTCACCGACCGCGAGGGGACCTCCCTCAACGGCGCGCGGTACCCCTCCCTGGCACCGCTCCTGGGCCGGCTCGCCGGCGACTCGGGCGGCGGTGGTCCGCGCGGCGCGGTCGAGCTGGTCGACCGCGCCAGCGGCGAGACCGTGCGCACCGAGGCGTTCTTCGGCAAGAAGCCCGACCCGGCGACGGCGGGCCGGCCCGTGCGCACCACCCTGGACGCCACCTGGCAGTCCGCCGCCGAGCAGGCCCTCGAGAAGGCCGACGGCAAGAACGCCGCGCTCGTCGCCCTGCGCGTCGACAACGGCGAGGTCCTGGCCTTCGCCAACTCCCCCTCCAGCGGCTTCAACCGCGCCGCCTCCGGCACCTACGCGCCCGGCTCCACCTGGAAGATCGTCACCAGCAGCGCCCTGCTGCTCAAGGGCGCGGTCGCCCCCGACGACGTCGTGGACTGTCCCAAGTACCTGACGGTCGGGAAGGAGTTCCACAACGTCGAGACGTCGGAGCACCCGGGCGCCACGTTCCGCAAGGACTTCATGGAGTCGTGCAACACGGCCTTCATCAGCCTGCGCGGCAAGCTCGACGAGGGGGAGCTGGGCCGGGTCGCCCGCACCTACTTCGGCGTCGGCCAGGAGTGGCACGTGGGCATCCCGACGTACGACGGCTCGGTGCCGGTGCCCAAGGACGAGACCGAGAAGGCCGCGTCGATGATCGGGCAGGGACGGATCCAGGCCAACCCCCTGATCATGGCGTCGGTGACGGCGACCGCGGTCTCCGGCGAGTTCCACCAGCCGTCCGTCACCACCGGGACCTCCGGGAAGACGGACGGCACCCGCACCGAGCCGCTGCCCGGCAAGGTCGTCACCCAGCTGCGCGGGCTGATGCGGGACACCGTCACCGACGGCACCGCGCGCGTCCTTGCCGACCTGCCCGGCGAGGTCGGCGCGAAGACCGGCACCGCCGAGGTCTCCGACGACCAGGACAACAACGGCTGGCTCGTCGCCCACCGCGGCAACGTGGCCGTCGCCGTGGTCGTCGAGGAGGGCGTCACCGGCGGCGGCTCGGCGGGACCGGTCGTCCACAGCCTGCTGTCCGCCGTACCGGAGGACCCGTCCTGACGCTCCCGGTCAGCCCAGGCGCAGCGGCAGTTCCGCCAGCCCCCGCAGCAGGGTGCTCGTGCGCCAGGTGAGCGTCACCGGGTCGGTGGCGAACGCGAGCGCGGGGTACCGCTCGAGGAGCAGGCGTACGGCGACGGTGGCCTCCACCCGGGCCAGCGGGGCGCCCAGGCAGTGGTGGATGCCGTGGCCGAAGCCGAGGTGGCCGCGGGGCGCACGGCCGATGTCGAAGCGGTCGGGGTCGGGGAAGTGGCCGGGATCGCGGGAGGCGGCGGCGAGGGAGACGAGCACCGGGTCGCCGGCCGCGATCGGTGTGCCCGCCAGCTCCAGCGGCTCGGCCGCGAAACGGAACGCGGAGGCGTGCACGGGGGAGTTGAACCGCAGCGACTCCTCCACCGCTCCCCCGGCCAGGTCCGGCTCGGCGCGCAGGCGGTCGAGCTGGCCGGGGTGGGTGAGGAGGCTGTGGACGGTCGCGGAGATCAGATTGACCGTCGTCTCGTGGCCGGCGACCAGGATCAGGAAGGCCATGCCGAGCAGTTCCTCGGCGGTGAGATCCCCGGCGTCCGCGGCGGCGGCCAGGTCGCCGAGGAGGGTGCCGTCCGGGGCGTCGCGCTTGGCGCCGGTCAGGTCGGTGAGACAGCCGGTCAGCGCGCCGGCCGCGGCCTCCGCCGCCCCCGGCGAGGTGGGCATGACCAGCTCGTTCGACCAGGTGTGGAAGACCTCGCGGTCGGCCCCGGGCACACCGAGGAGTTCGCAGATCAACGTCACCGGAAGGGGCAGCGCGTACCGGGCGACCAGGTCCGCCGTGCCCCGGCGCGGGAGCGCGTCCAGCAGATCCCCCGCGACGCGCTCCACGCGGGGGCGCAGGGCGGCGATCCGGCCCGGTGTGAAGTGGCCGGCCACCAGGTGGCGGAGGCGGGTGTGCTGCGGCGGGTCGCTCTGGAGCATGTTGTGGCCGATGGCGTGCCCGCCGTCGGAGTCCCAGGACGCGGAGTGCCGGATGTCGTTGCGCAGCCGCGGGTCGGTGAGCGCGGCCCGCGCCGCGTCGCGCGTGACGACCAGCCAGCTCTCCCCGCTCCCCGGCACCGACACCCGGTGGACGGCGCCCGCGGCCCGGAGGGCGGCCAGTTCGTCGAGGGTGGGAGCGGCCATGGGACCTCCTGGGACACCGGGGACGGCAAACAAACGGGGAGCGCTCCCCATTTACCCGGCCGACGATAGCATCGGCACCGAGGGCCCGGGGAGCACTCCCCGGTTCGTACGATCCGGAGGGCGAGGATGACCGTCGGCGCACGTGAGGGAGCGCCCCGGCAGCGACGCGACGCGCGACGCAACCGGGAGCTTCTGCTGGAGGCGGCCCATGAGGTGTTCACCGAGCAGGGGCTGGACGCGCCGCTGGACGTGATCGCGCGCCGGGCGGGGGTCGGCAACGCGACGCTCTACCGCCACTTCCCCACCCGCGCCGCGCTCGTGGACGCCGTGTTCCGCAACTCGCTGACCGGCACGATGGAGGCGGGTGAGCGGGCCCGGCGGGCGCCGGACGCATGGGCGGGCCTCACCGGCTATCTGGCCGTCGTCTTCGCGGCCCTGGCCGCCGACCGCGGCTCCAACGACCTGATGACCACGCATCTGCGGGGCGTGGACAGTCTGGAGGCCGTGCACGAGCACAACCGCCGGACCGTGGACGCGCTGCTGGTCCGCTGCCGGGACGAGGGTGCCGTGCGGGCCGACGTCACCACCGAGGACGTCCTGTTCGGGCTCGCGGCGCTGGGCCGCGCGGTCCCGGCGCTGACCGCCGCGACCACGCCGGACGCCTGGCGCCGTCCGCTCGCC
The Streptomyces sp. NBC_01723 genome window above contains:
- a CDS encoding LysR family transcriptional regulator; its protein translation is MAVAEESHFGRAATRLGMAQPPLSQRIQRLEKELGVRLFERTSRQVTITEAGTLLLAEARELLARAESLRATARRVRDGETGLLRAALSPDISGETVAALLADFRRRHAGLELELHELSTAQQLAGFAAHELDVGLIHHPCDVAGLELGPVLRRDLGVLLPRGAPQADRAEVPLAALTGYDLVLFPRADAPAVYDDLLTSCARGGWTPGAVRHGQGASFVRGLVLSSGAVALCPRDTRLVTPGDQDLVWRPLAGAAPAWRHSVAWPKGRGDAAVGAFTDAATHALRTTADAHSEAPARPLHLRPASEYWL
- a CDS encoding alpha/beta hydrolase family esterase; the encoded protein is MRSFRDLAPRLRRWPGALALVLVLPLAGCSADSSRPDAAPPASGASGTGGTATAAPEAPGRLRVDGHTRRYLLHRPAADGRRPLVIAFHGRGEGAADLREKSRLQRAAQQRGMLVAFPEGLDRGWGAGAKATEQRPDPGRDVRFTEALIKHLVGTEHADPRRVYVAGFSNGGSMALRMAAERPGLLAGAASVSGQLAAGDGAVKPTGPVPVLVVYGADDPVRPLAGLPSPPPNPEEPILPSLSARDTAEAFADAGGAGEPVTRERKRYDETVWRPKDGRDGPDADTVRLLVVHDAGHTWPGTTAPPPEGFGPVSKDLDATGTILDFFTASDR
- a CDS encoding penicillin-binding transpeptidase domain-containing protein; translated protein: MPDASYLTSPRRRGPRNGVRAVAAVAVVLAIAAGGSYAAGLGPFARGDDGPDPAAMEQARAFLADWSAGRLPNAAGRTTRPGPAEEVLQSFTAGLDIEKPTLTAAKDAKEAEDGTLGVPFTARMPISGLGTWTYESELPLREQDGAWKVDWRLSLVHPRLSDTEKFRLERAETTPPKVTDREGTSLNGARYPSLAPLLGRLAGDSGGGGPRGAVELVDRASGETVRTEAFFGKKPDPATAGRPVRTTLDATWQSAAEQALEKADGKNAALVALRVDNGEVLAFANSPSSGFNRAASGTYAPGSTWKIVTSSALLLKGAVAPDDVVDCPKYLTVGKEFHNVETSEHPGATFRKDFMESCNTAFISLRGKLDEGELGRVARTYFGVGQEWHVGIPTYDGSVPVPKDETEKAASMIGQGRIQANPLIMASVTATAVSGEFHQPSVTTGTSGKTDGTRTEPLPGKVVTQLRGLMRDTVTDGTARVLADLPGEVGAKTGTAEVSDDQDNNGWLVAHRGNVAVAVVVEEGVTGGGSAGPVVHSLLSAVPEDPS
- a CDS encoding cytochrome P450 family protein, whose amino-acid sequence is MAAPTLDELAALRAAGAVHRVSVPGSGESWLVVTRDAARAALTDPRLRNDIRHSASWDSDGGHAIGHNMLQSDPPQHTRLRHLVAGHFTPGRIAALRPRVERVAGDLLDALPRRGTADLVARYALPLPVTLICELLGVPGADREVFHTWSNELVMPTSPGAAEAAAGALTGCLTDLTGAKRDAPDGTLLGDLAAAADAGDLTAEELLGMAFLILVAGHETTVNLISATVHSLLTHPGQLDRLRAEPDLAGGAVEESLRFNSPVHASAFRFAAEPLELAGTPIAAGDPVLVSLAAASRDPGHFPDPDRFDIGRAPRGHLGFGHGIHHCLGAPLARVEATVAVRLLLERYPALAFATDPVTLTWRTSTLLRGLAELPLRLG
- a CDS encoding TetR/AcrR family transcriptional regulator encodes the protein MTVGAREGAPRQRRDARRNRELLLEAAHEVFTEQGLDAPLDVIARRAGVGNATLYRHFPTRAALVDAVFRNSLTGTMEAGERARRAPDAWAGLTGYLAVVFAALAADRGSNDLMTTHLRGVDSLEAVHEHNRRTVDALLVRCRDEGAVRADVTTEDVLFGLAALGRAVPALTAATTPDAWRRPLALFLAGLRAAPAAPPLPVPALTAADLGEVLRELGPHRTRPGGRDPGV